The following coding sequences are from one Treponema parvum window:
- a CDS encoding tetratricopeptide repeat protein translates to MGEVKYASLESQLGNAPCLCEDTEEMFWLRESDDYESRVKLGNLLAGQYRFREAIDAYRAAKKIRADDPMLYISLGGAYLTLRHFDEAKKAYGKSRSLGGNEKFAAYPIGVWHYLQGNYREAADYFAKVLPCGDEMKIAILYWNALCCMRENLPDKLLATYRDDMQVGHHTAYRSAVEVFLGKRPAEEALRQAEQDKNDLNAVVSMYGIAVYLEHGGKKTEAEEVIKSLFRRESAWPCISYLAAWNDMTITNI, encoded by the coding sequence ATGGGCGAAGTGAAGTACGCTTCTCTTGAAAGTCAGCTTGGAAACGCGCCCTGCCTGTGCGAAGATACGGAAGAAATGTTCTGGCTGCGGGAATCGGACGATTATGAGAGCCGGGTAAAACTGGGAAATCTGCTCGCGGGGCAATACCGTTTTCGCGAGGCCATAGACGCTTACCGTGCGGCGAAGAAAATCCGTGCCGACGATCCAATGCTGTATATCAGTTTAGGCGGAGCTTATCTGACTCTGCGGCATTTTGACGAAGCAAAAAAAGCCTACGGAAAAAGCCGTTCTCTCGGCGGAAACGAAAAGTTTGCCGCATATCCGATTGGTGTATGGCATTATCTGCAGGGAAATTACAGGGAAGCGGCAGACTATTTTGCAAAGGTACTGCCCTGTGGGGATGAGATGAAGATCGCAATCCTTTACTGGAACGCCCTCTGCTGTATGCGCGAAAATCTGCCGGACAAACTGCTCGCAACATACCGTGATGATATGCAGGTTGGACACCATACGGCTTATCGATCAGCGGTAGAGGTTTTTCTCGGGAAAAGACCTGCCGAAGAAGCGCTACGGCAGGCAGAACAGGATAAAAATGATCTAAATGCCGTTGTTTCAATGTACGGTATTGCGGTTTATCTGGAACACGGCGGCAAAAAGACAGAAGCGGAAGAAGTAATAAAATCACTGTTCCGGCGGGAATCTGCCTGGCCATGCATATCGTACCTTGCAGCATGGAACGATATGACGATAACAAATATTTGA